One window of Parus major isolate Abel chromosome 12, Parus_major1.1, whole genome shotgun sequence genomic DNA carries:
- the LOC107210076 gene encoding protein ABHD14B, protein MATPRVTESTVTVQGQSLFYRQAEPAQVPKLTVLLLHGIRFSSETWLQVGTLATLAENGYRAVAIDLPGLGRSKDAVAPAPVGQPAPAAFLKAVSEALCLGPAVVISPSLSGMYSLPFLLEHSQLFKAYVPVAPICTEKFTAKQYAQIKTPTLIVYGDQDVELGETSLNNLQHLPEHQVLMLQGAGHACYLDKPDEWHRGLLAFLQKLK, encoded by the exons ATGGCCACCCCTCGAGTCACCGAGAGCACCGTCACGGTGCAAGGACAGAGCCTCTTCTACCGCCAAGCTGAGCCAGCTCAAGTGCCGAAGCTGACcgtgctgctgctccatggcATCCGCTTCTCCTCCGAAACGTGGCTGCAGGTGGGGACACTTGCCACGCTGGCTGAGAATGGCTACCGAGCCGTGGCCATCGACCTGCCGG GGCTGGGGCGCTCGAAGGATGCTGTAGCCCCAGCACCCGTGGgccagccagcaccagcagcattcCTGAAGGCAGTTTCAGAGGCTCTGTGCCTGGGTCCAGCTGTGGTGATCAGCCCATCGCTCAGTGGCATGTACTCGCTGCCCTTCCTCTtagagcacagccagctcttcAAGGCCTATGTACCTGTGGCACCCATCTGCACTGAGAAATTCACAGCGAAGCAGTATGCCCAGATCAAA ACCCCCACACTGATCGTGTACGGGGACCAGGATGTGGAGCTGGGGGAGACCAGTCTGAACAacctgcagcacctccctgaGCACCAGGTGCTGATGCTGCAGGGTGCAGGACACGCCTGCTACCTGGACAAGCCCGATGAGTGGCACCGTGGACTCCTGGCCTTCCTGCAGAAGCTGAAGTGA
- the LOC107210075 gene encoding aminoacylase-1: MAPGKPGKSTGASENPSVTLFREYLRIDTVHPKPDYDAAVRFLERVGTDLGLACQKVEVCQGRVVLILTWQGTNPRLRSILLNSHTDVVPVFEEHWTYPPFEAVKDSQGNIYARGAQDMKCVSIQYLEAIRRLKTEGKSFARTIHLTFVPDEEVGGHKGMEMFVQRPEFKALNVGFAMDEGLASPSDTFSVFYGERSPWWIKVKCMGSPGHGSRFISNTAAEKMHKVISSFLAFRESEKQRLKSDSSLTLGDVTSLNMTMLEGGVSFNVVPSEMTAGFDIRIPPTVDLKAFEEQVATWCRGAGDGVTYEFHQKCMDQHITSTEESDPWWKAFSGVCRDMKLQLKLEIFPAATDSRYIRAAGHPAIGFSPMNRTPVLLHDHNEFLNEQVFLRGIEIYARLLTALASVSPLPAEG, translated from the exons ATGGCACCTGGGAAGCCCGGGAAGAGCACGGGGGCCTCAGAGAACCCCTCGGTTACACTTTTCCGGGAGTACCTGAGGATTGACACTGTCCACCCTAAACCTGACTATG ATGCGGCTGTCCGTTTTCTGGAGCGTGTGGGCACCGACCTGGGCTTGGCCTGCCAAAAAGTGGAG GTGTGCCAGGGCCGTGTGGTGCTGATCCTGACCTGGCAGGGCACAAACCCCCGCCTGCGCTCCATCCTTCTCAACTCCCACACCGACGTCGTGCCTGTCTTCGAg gagcactggaCCTACCCGCCCTTCGAGGCAGTTAAAGACTCACAAGGCAACATCTACGCCCGGGGTGCCCAGGATATGAAGTGTGTCTCCATCCA GTACCTTGAGGCCATCCGGAGGCTGAAGACAGAAGGGAAATCTTTTGCCCGCACCATCCACCTCACCTTTGTGCCTG ATGAGGAGGTGGGCGGACACAAGGGCATGGAGATGTTCGTGCAGCGCCCTGAGTTCAAAGCACTCAACGTGGGCTTTGCCATGGATGAGG GCCTGGCCAGCCCATCTGACACCTTCAGCGTTTTCTATGGCGAGAGGAGCCCATGGT ggataAAGGTGAAGTGCATGGGTAGCCCTGGGCACGGGTCCCGCTTCATCAGCAACACGGCGGCTGAGAAGATG cacaaaGTCATCAGCTCCTTCCTGGCCTTCAGGGAGAGCGAGAAGCAGAG GCTCAAGTCCGACTCAAGCCTGACCCTAGGGGATGTCACCTCTCTCAACATGACCATGCTGGAGGGGGGTGTCTCCTTCAACGTGGTGCCCTCCGAGATGACTGCTGGCTTCGACATCCGCATCCCACCCACTGTGGACCTGAAG GCCTTCGAGGAACAGGTGGCCACGTGGTGCCGTGGTGCCGGGGATGGTGTCACCTATGAGTTCCACCAG AAATGCATGGACCAACACATCACCTCCACGGAGGAGTCGGACCCATGGTGGAAGGCCTTCAGTGGGGTCTGTAGGGACAT GAAGCTGCAGCTCAAGCTTGAGATCTTCCCAGCTGCCACTGACAGCCGCTACATCCGAGCG GCAGGACACCCTGCTATTGGCTTTTCACCCATGAACCgcaccccagtgctgctccacGACCACAACGAGTTCCTGAACGAGCAAGTCTTCCTGCGGGGCATCGAGATCTACGCCCGTCTCCTGACTGCCCTGGCCTCAGTGTCCCCGCTGCCCGCCGAGGGCTGA
- the SEMA3G gene encoding semaphorin-3G, producing MRAAVAVSLSLCWLWAAGHSLPRLRLSYRELLGTNRSVLFFGHRGFLGFRSLYLDEYRDRLFIGGKDVLYSLLLDRAGADAKEIYWPPRPGQTQECFQKGKDPGTDCANYVRVLHPYNRTHLLACGTGAFHPMCTFIYVGHRGEHTFSLDPASVENGRGRCPHEPSRAFASTVIGGELYAGLTADFLGRDPGVFRSMGTRAALRTEVDQRLLNDPKFVAAHLIPDNDDRDNDKAYFFFTEKVVEADSKEHAIVSRVGRVCVNDAGGQRVLVNKWSTFNKARLVCSVPGPGGIDTYFDELEDVFLLRTKDRKSPEIYALFSTVSHVFRGSAVCVYRMSDIREVFNGPFAHRESPHHQWGAYEGRVPYPRPGVCPSKTTNQPRRQYGTTKDFPDEVLHFARAHPLMHKPVYPRHRRPLLVKTDLPHRLHQLVVDRVEAEDGQHDILFLGTDAGSVLKVVVMQKTSSAVTEEVILEELQVFKMPVPITQMEISVKRQTLYVGSSLGVAQVRLHQCESYGTACAECCLARDPYCAWDGTACTHYQPSGKRRQRRQDARHSNPAHQCLDQNLTVDDFESVEEKVLYGAEDNSTFLECVPRSPQASVQWFVQRPPDEQRDEVKTDERILQTEHGLLFRKLHRHDAGVYYCKTLEHGFTQTVAKTTLEVITSEQLAHTFPQGPGDELPHLLCPEPRLVPQAPKTWFKDIMHLISSPNPRRLEEYCARLWCSSRPHHRKNKLAQAKLVLAGVDVAKKGRTAKPHSERNRVPRQAPAT from the exons ATGCGGGCAGCGGTGGCGGTGTCGCTGTcgctgtgctggctctgggcGGCGGGGCACAGCCTGCCCCGGCTCCGCCTGTCCTACCGCG AGCTTTTAGGCACCAACCGCTCCGTCCTCTTCTTTGGTCACCGCGGCTTCCTGGGTTTCCGCTCCCTCTACCTGGATGAGTATCGTGACCGGCTCTTCATCGGGGGGAAGGATGTGCTCTACTCCCTACTCCTGGACAGGGCTGGTGCAGATGCCAAGGAG ATCTATTGGCCACCACGCCCTGGGCAGACGCAGGAGTGTTTTCAGaaagggaaggatccaggg ACTGACTGTGCCAACTATGTGCGTGTGCTGCACCCCTACAACCGGACACACTTGCTGGCCTGCGGGACAGGTGCCTTCCACCCCATGTGCACCTTCATCTACGTGGGGCACCGTGGCGAG cacacctTCAGCCTGGACCCTGCCAGCGTGGAGAACGGCCGGGGCAGGTGCCCGCACGAGCCCAGCCGTGCTTTCGCCAGCACTGTCATCG GTGGGGAGCTGTATGCTGGCCTCACCGCAGATTTCCTGGGACGTGATCCCGGTGTTTTCCGCAGCATGGGGACCCGCGCCGCCCTGCGCACAGAGGTGGACCAGCGCTTGCTCAACG ATCCCAAATTTGTGGCAGCCCACTTGATCCCAGACAATGATGACCGGGACAACGACAAAGCCTATTTCTTCTTCACGGAGAAGGTGGTGGAGGCAGACAGCAAGGAGCACGCCATTGTCAGCCGTGTGGGGCGTGTCTGCGTG aatGATGCTGGTGGCCAGAGGGTGCTGGTCAACAAGTGGAGTACTTTCAACAAGGCCCGGCTGGTGTGCTCAGTCCCTGGCCCTGGTGGCATTGACACCTACTTTGATGAGCTAG AGGATGTCTTCTTGCTGAGGACGAAGGATAGGAAGAGCCCGGAGATCTATGCCCTTTTCAGCACTGTCAG CCACGTTTTCCGGGGTTCTGCTGTCTGTGTGTACCGCATGTCTGACATCCGGGAGGTCTTCAACGGGCCCTTTGCCCACCGAGAGAGCCCCCATCACCAGTGGGGTGCCTACGAGGGCAGGGTGCCCTACCCACGGCCAGGCGTG tgtcccagcaAGACCACCAACCAGCCCCGGCGGCAGTACGGCACCACCAAGGACTTCCCTGACGAGGTGCTGCACTTCGCCCGCGCTCACCCGCTCATGCACAAGCCCGTGTACCCCCGGCACCGCCGGCCCCTCCTCGTGAAGACCGACCTGCCCCACCGGCTGCACCAGCTCGTGGTGGACAGGGTGGAGGCCGAGGATGGGCAGCACGACATCCTCTTCCTCGGCacag ATGCTGGCTCGGTGCTGAAGGTGGTGGTCATGCAGAAGACTAGCTCAGCCGTGACTGAAGAAGTcatcctggaggagctgcaggttttTAAG ATGCCTGTGCCCATCACCCAGATGGAGATCTCCGTCAAGCGT CAAACACTGTATGTGGGCTCCAGCCTAGGGGTGGCCCAGGTACGGCTGCACCAGTGCGAGTCCTACGGCACTGCTTGTGCTGAGTGCTGCCTGGCCAGGGATCCCTACTGTGCCTGGGATGGCACTGCCTGCACCCACTACCAGCCCTCCGGCAAGCGCCGCCAGCGCCGCCAGGACGCCCGTCACAGCAACCCTGCACACCAGTGTCTGGACCAGAACCTGACTG TGGATGATTTTGAGAGCGTTGAGGAGAAGGTGCTTTATGGGGCAGAGGACAACAGCACTTTCCTGGAGTGTGTTCCCCGGTCCCCACAGGCCAGCGTGCAGTGGTTTGTCCAGAGGCCCCCTGATGAGCAGCGGGATGAG GTGAAGACAGATGAGCGGATCCTGCAGACGGAGCACGGGCTGCTTTTCCGCAAGCTGCACCGGCATGACGCCGGTGTCTACTACTGCAAAACGCTGGAGCACGGCTTCACCCAGACGGTGGCCAAAACCACCCTGGAGGTGATCACCAGCGAGCAGCTGGCACACACCTTCCCCCAGGGGCCAGGGGACGAGCTCCCAcacctgctctgccctgagcccCGGCTGGTGCCACAGGCTCCCAAAACCTGGTTCAAGGACATCATGCACCTCATCAGCTCCCCAAACCCGCGGCGGCTGGAGGAGTACTGTGCCCGCCTCTGGTGCAGCAGCCGCCCCCACCACCGCAAGAACAAACTGGCCCAGGCCAAGCTGGTCCTGGCTGGTGTGGACGTGGCCAAGAAGGGACGGACAGCCAAACCCCACAGCGAGAGGAACCGCGTGCCCCGGCAAGCACCGGCCACTTAG
- the ABHD14A gene encoding protein ABHD14A, producing the protein MLLARSRLGLLLLGALLTLLLYLLLPAARRSRPEEGKRAWRAANGTVRTGMAAGEPPVFYREVPAAAVGPGRPDVLLLHGQAFTSKTWESLGTLALLAGEGYRAVAIDLPGYGDSPPLEMAVTAQGRRTFLDRVFQELGMQRPVLVSPSMSGRFALPFLLAYGDRLAGFVPIAPVGTKDYTAEQYQRVQTPTLILYGDRDTRLAPQALQNLQHLPEHRVAVLPGAGHACYLDKPEDFHQALLGFLRQLK; encoded by the exons ATGCTGCTTGCCCGCAGCCGGTTGGGGTTGCTGCTCCTCGGGGCGCTCCTCACTTTGCTCCTGTACCTCTTGCTCCCGGCCGCCCGGCGCTCACGGCCTGAAGAGGGCAAGCGGGCTTGGCGGGCGGCCAACGGCACCGTGCGGACGGGGATGGCTGCGGGAGAGCCCCCCGTGTTCTACAGGGAGGTTCCCGCAGCAGCTGTCGGCCCCGGGAG GCCCGATGTCCTGCTCCTGCACGGCCAGGCGTTCACCTCCAAGACGTGGGAGTCCTTGGGCACGCTGGCGCTGCTGGCTGGAGAAGGCTACCGTGCGGTCGCAATAGATCTGCCTG GCTATGGGGATTCGCCCCCGCTGGAGATGGCGGTGACAGCGCAGGGCCGGAGGACTTTCCTGGACCGTGTTTTCCAGGAGCTGGGCATGCAGAGGCCTGTTCTCGTCAGCCCCTCCATGAGCGGCCGCTTtgccctgcccttcctcctgGCGTACGGGGACCGGCTGGCCGGCTTTGTGCCCATCGCACCCGTGGGCACCAAGGACTACACTGCTGAGCAGTACCAGAGAGTCCAG ACACCCACCCTGATCCTGTATGGTGACCGTGACACCCGCCTGGCTCCCCAGGCCCTGCAGaacctccagcacctccctgagCACCGTGTGGCCGTGCTGCCTGGTGCTGGCCATGCCTGCTACCTGGACAAGCCAGAGGACTTCCACCAGGCTCTTCTGGGCTTCCTGCGCCAGCTGAAGTGA